The Corallococcus exiguus genome has a window encoding:
- a CDS encoding LURP-one-related/scramblase family protein, whose protein sequence is MSSALQTRPRSELASGRFGQTRFMLRRKFFKLFGGAFHIYDEAGNVAFYSKMKAFKLKEDLRVYSGEDMQEELITIQARSILDFGATYDVTDAATGERVGALRRKALSSILRDTWLILDADGQEVGKVEEDSMLLALVRRFLTNLIPQTFTGTLGSDQVFSFKQHFNPFIQKIDLDFSVDTQRRLDRRLGIAAAVLLCAIEGRQSGG, encoded by the coding sequence ATGTCCTCCGCTCTCCAGACCCGTCCCCGGAGTGAGCTTGCCTCCGGGCGCTTCGGCCAGACCCGCTTCATGCTCCGCCGGAAGTTCTTCAAGCTGTTCGGCGGCGCGTTCCACATCTACGACGAGGCGGGCAACGTCGCCTTCTACTCGAAGATGAAGGCCTTCAAGCTGAAGGAGGACCTGCGCGTCTACAGCGGCGAGGACATGCAGGAGGAGCTGATCACCATCCAGGCCCGCAGCATCCTGGACTTCGGCGCCACCTACGACGTCACCGACGCGGCGACGGGAGAGCGCGTGGGCGCGCTGCGCCGCAAGGCCCTGAGCTCCATCCTGCGCGACACCTGGCTCATCCTGGACGCGGACGGGCAGGAGGTGGGCAAGGTGGAGGAGGACAGCATGCTGCTGGCGCTCGTGCGGCGCTTCCTCACCAACCTCATCCCGCAGACCTTCACCGGGACCCTGGGCAGCGACCAGGTGTTCAGCTTCAAGCAGCACTTCAACCCGTTCATCCAGAAGATCGACCTGGACTTCTCCGTGGACACGCAGCGCCGGTTGGATCGGCGTCTGGGAATCGCCGCGGCGGTGCTCCTGTGCGCGATTGAAGGCCGTCAGTCCGGCGGCTGA